In Reichenbachiella agarivorans, one genomic interval encodes:
- a CDS encoding hybrid sensor histidine kinase/response regulator codes for MDLEEALTKELSLNQHLSIISDSSRTLTIDQILLPIYQQQFSKKHKHLDDQSAHWGKISVTNLDEKVRFYFLYVGKNDFIDAYYVRNGHVIDHAKSGYLYQGQEKQIVKGSYYIPINIGPESTMDIYIRIEEQIHHDPEFELQLYSPDKWNHKIVNKQLSDLIFQCIFWVILLYNLFLYFNSKEMAYLSYSVYLFFVSLSYLFLSDLLREMVLTSVPWLTPYFMPAICLTHVFYWQFVFNFLDFEKNFPKAYRILKPYMYLNALLAVIIIVYIVFTGEPGLPAVTIRYQVLFNALVVMAFIFLIRKSKLPLVKYYALGTFLLVVFCLIEGITWDPNTSTAYLVKYGVLFEVVVFSIGLTQKRKLNEQEKKDILDREIKELKVKESLSEWQKEELEKIIDNRTEKIEEKNKILKEAIKRAEKAASVKSEFLSVMSHEIRTPMNAVIGMIHLLLAENPKKSQMDNLKTLKFSAENLLILINDILDYSKVEAGKIKLENIPFDLRELTKGIGNAHEIKAADNGISFNILIDHRIPASLKGDPARITQILNNLIGNALKFTPKGEVRLLINFKGKSKGKVKLQFIVEDTGIGISKDKKEMIFESFTQAHTDTSRKFGGTGLGLAITKHLLTLFDSQVYVESELGQGSKFFFTLVLKEEKIMPEIVDIDPEDLTPQLRDKSILIVDDNDINLLMTQQFIKKWGMYCDIVRSGKEALKAIFDHDYDLILLDLQMPEMDGYQTAETIRSLDSDNLKNIPIIAISADTYENVCKKIEKAQIDNFISKPFNPPLLLTMIGQYLIHNKKEKRSQSNN; via the coding sequence ATGGATTTAGAAGAAGCACTCACCAAAGAACTATCTCTCAATCAACACCTTAGTATCATTTCGGACAGTAGCCGTACACTGACCATTGATCAGATACTGTTACCCATCTATCAGCAGCAGTTTTCCAAAAAACACAAACACCTAGATGATCAATCTGCTCATTGGGGCAAAATATCAGTAACCAATCTGGACGAAAAGGTGCGCTTCTATTTCCTCTATGTTGGGAAAAATGATTTTATCGATGCATACTATGTCAGAAATGGTCATGTCATCGATCACGCCAAAAGTGGCTATCTCTATCAGGGGCAAGAAAAACAAATCGTAAAGGGAAGCTATTACATCCCTATCAATATTGGTCCAGAATCAACCATGGACATTTATATCAGAATAGAAGAGCAGATTCACCATGATCCAGAGTTCGAACTGCAACTCTACTCTCCTGATAAGTGGAATCACAAAATTGTGAACAAACAACTGTCGGACTTGATCTTCCAATGCATCTTTTGGGTCATATTACTGTACAACCTTTTTTTGTATTTCAATTCCAAGGAGATGGCTTATTTGAGCTATTCGGTGTATTTGTTTTTTGTATCCCTCTCTTACCTTTTCTTATCCGACCTATTGAGAGAAATGGTACTGACCTCAGTTCCTTGGCTCACCCCCTATTTCATGCCAGCCATCTGTCTCACACATGTATTCTACTGGCAGTTTGTGTTTAATTTTCTAGACTTTGAAAAAAACTTCCCAAAAGCCTATCGCATCCTTAAACCCTACATGTACCTCAATGCGCTTCTAGCCGTGATCATCATTGTGTACATTGTATTCACAGGAGAACCAGGACTACCTGCCGTGACGATCCGCTATCAGGTTCTCTTCAATGCCCTTGTAGTGATGGCTTTTATATTCCTGATCCGAAAATCCAAATTACCATTAGTCAAATATTACGCACTAGGCACTTTTCTACTGGTCGTGTTTTGTCTGATCGAGGGCATCACTTGGGATCCCAATACCTCCACTGCCTATCTCGTCAAATATGGGGTTTTGTTTGAGGTCGTGGTGTTTTCTATCGGGTTGACACAAAAAAGAAAATTGAATGAGCAGGAAAAGAAAGACATACTCGATCGAGAGATAAAGGAATTAAAAGTCAAGGAGAGCCTCTCCGAATGGCAAAAAGAAGAGCTAGAAAAGATCATCGACAACAGAACAGAAAAGATCGAAGAGAAAAACAAAATCCTCAAAGAAGCCATCAAACGAGCAGAAAAAGCTGCCAGTGTCAAGTCTGAATTTCTATCAGTGATGAGCCACGAAATCAGAACACCTATGAATGCGGTGATTGGTATGATCCACTTGCTCCTAGCCGAAAATCCAAAAAAATCACAGATGGACAACCTCAAAACGCTGAAATTTTCGGCAGAGAATCTTTTGATCCTGATCAACGACATATTGGACTACAGCAAGGTGGAAGCTGGAAAAATCAAATTAGAAAATATCCCTTTTGACCTGAGAGAGCTCACCAAGGGCATTGGGAATGCTCATGAGATCAAAGCAGCAGACAATGGTATCTCGTTCAACATCCTGATTGACCATCGTATCCCGGCCTCACTCAAAGGAGATCCCGCACGCATCACGCAGATCCTCAACAACCTGATCGGAAATGCACTCAAGTTCACACCAAAAGGAGAAGTACGACTGCTCATCAACTTCAAAGGCAAATCAAAAGGAAAGGTAAAACTCCAATTCATAGTAGAGGACACAGGTATTGGTATCTCCAAGGACAAGAAGGAAATGATCTTTGAGAGTTTTACCCAAGCGCATACGGACACTTCGAGGAAGTTTGGGGGTACAGGGTTGGGTCTGGCTATTACGAAACACCTCTTGACACTTTTCGATAGTCAAGTTTATGTCGAAAGTGAATTAGGTCAGGGCAGCAAATTCTTCTTCACTCTAGTACTCAAAGAAGAAAAGATCATGCCTGAGATCGTAGACATAGATCCTGAGGATTTGACTCCACAACTCCGAGACAAGAGCATTCTGATTGTCGATGACAATGACATCAACCTACTGATGACCCAGCAATTCATCAAAAAATGGGGCATGTATTGTGACATTGTACGCTCTGGCAAAGAAGCTCTGAAGGCCATTTTTGACCATGACTATGACTTGATCTTGTTGGATCTCCAAATGCCAGAAATGGATGGTTATCAAACCGCAGAAACCATTCGGTCTCTGGACAGTGACAATCTGAAGAATATACCCATCATCGCTATTTCGGCAGACACCTATGAAAATGTGTGCAAAAAAATAGAAAAGGCTCAAATTGATAACTTTATCTCCAAACCATTCAATCCGCCACTCCTATTGACCATGATAGGCCAGTACCTCATTCATAATAAAAAAGAAAAAAGGAGTCAATCCAACAATTGA
- a CDS encoding DUF3500 domain-containing protein yields the protein MKIQKLSLIALTSLLIILSACKSNDDTTVDGNDDTTVTTDCTTTATASQSTNTEIETMRQAMVDFRNSLSSTLLSIGSVCLDDERFYLWHNTPANNNNRDGITYGDLSDSQLKAFKGILQLFLSAEGYQKVYEITELSEGWLNDIMSNVWSPDYYLIDMFGDPETSGSWGFQLDGHHCVVNFLVHGDNVSIVPAFLGGEPAAETYNGEAFDIFSDERDLALTLYNSFSSTELTTVSSTSASHSLEVGPADMNGDVDPYRGTYDYSGFETGLKYSDMSATVQANLLLVMKEYVYNLSTNFADVWWADIMIHIDDTYLVWINDSETTPTATSEFYYRIYNPYLWVEFNTEGSTGANSGTIADYNHIHTITRIPNNPATDNGGDYGIFAQIINDNGVKTLYEHYALADHHNESIMKFDYTVKGIFSHHSHRHDHIM from the coding sequence ATGAAAATCCAAAAACTGAGTTTAATAGCACTAACATCACTCCTAATAATATTATCGGCTTGTAAGAGTAATGATGACACCACAGTTGATGGGAATGATGATACCACGGTAACAACAGACTGTACAACTACTGCCACAGCCAGTCAATCTACAAATACTGAAATTGAAACTATGCGTCAAGCCATGGTGGATTTTAGAAACTCCTTGTCCTCGACATTATTGTCTATAGGTTCTGTCTGTTTAGATGATGAAAGATTTTATTTGTGGCATAACACACCTGCAAACAATAACAACCGAGATGGAATAACCTACGGCGACCTGAGTGATTCGCAATTGAAGGCATTCAAAGGCATATTACAACTATTTTTAAGTGCTGAAGGTTATCAAAAAGTCTATGAGATCACAGAGTTATCAGAGGGCTGGTTAAATGATATTATGAGCAATGTTTGGAGTCCAGATTATTACTTAATTGATATGTTTGGAGATCCAGAGACAAGTGGTTCTTGGGGCTTTCAGTTGGATGGACACCATTGTGTAGTCAACTTTTTAGTCCACGGAGACAATGTTTCAATTGTCCCAGCATTTTTGGGTGGTGAACCAGCAGCCGAAACCTATAATGGCGAAGCTTTCGACATTTTTTCTGATGAAAGAGACCTAGCCCTAACCCTTTATAATAGCTTTTCTAGTACAGAACTCACAACGGTTTCTTCTACTTCTGCTTCACATTCTTTAGAAGTAGGTCCTGCAGATATGAATGGTGATGTAGACCCTTACAGAGGTACTTATGATTATTCTGGATTTGAAACAGGTTTAAAATATTCTGACATGTCCGCTACAGTACAAGCAAATTTACTCCTAGTGATGAAAGAATATGTTTACAATTTATCTACCAATTTTGCTGATGTTTGGTGGGCAGACATAATGATTCATATAGATGATACTTATTTGGTTTGGATCAACGACTCAGAGACAACACCCACTGCAACATCCGAGTTCTACTATAGAATATACAATCCGTATCTATGGGTCGAATTCAATACAGAAGGTTCTACAGGCGCTAATTCTGGAACAATTGCAGATTACAACCACATTCATACAATTACACGAATACCTAATAATCCTGCAACTGATAACGGCGGTGATTATGGTATTTTTGCTCAAATCATAAATGACAATGGAGTAAAAACCCTTTACGAGCATTATGCACTAGCTGACCACCACAACGAGAGTATCATGAAGTTTGACTATACAGTTAAAGGAATATTTAGTCACCATAGCCATAGGCACGATCATATCATGTAA
- a CDS encoding lipocalin-like domain-containing protein has protein sequence MKNLKVNHIVLSVLALFLVFGFTSCKDESELEVKLFIQGTWQATSVTGEISDDEGDGVSGTEGDPDWSITFNDDTYTVEGDAVIDSDGTYTVEGDDITLKPDNGIETTWKVKDISLDYMRATYESGSASVEIEFDKD, from the coding sequence ATGAAGAATTTAAAAGTAAACCATATTGTACTAAGCGTGTTGGCCTTGTTTTTGGTCTTTGGATTTACCTCTTGCAAAGATGAGTCAGAGCTAGAAGTCAAGCTATTTATCCAAGGGACTTGGCAGGCTACCTCAGTTACTGGCGAAATCAGTGATGATGAAGGAGACGGCGTGTCAGGTACGGAGGGAGATCCAGATTGGTCTATTACCTTCAATGATGACACCTATACAGTAGAAGGTGACGCTGTGATTGATAGTGATGGTACCTATACCGTAGAGGGCGATGATATTACCTTGAAGCCTGATAACGGAATAGAGACTACTTGGAAAGTCAAAGACATCAGTTTGGATTACATGAGAGCGACCTACGAATCAGGCTCTGCTTCCGTTGAGATAGAATTTGACAAGGACTAA
- the mdh gene encoding malate dehydrogenase — translation MKVTVVGAGNVGASVAEYCAMKELADEVVLLDIKEGFAEGKAMDLNQCATLNGFNTKITGTTGDYSKTAGSKVVVITSGIPRKPGMTREELIGTNAGIVKNVTENLIKHSPDAILIVISNPMDTMTYLSAKSSGLPKNRVIGMGGMLDSARFRYRLSEALDCNPNDIQGVVIGGHGDTTMIPLTRLATYNSTPVTNYLSAEKLEEVSKATMVGGATLTGLLGTSAWYAPGAAGAAMVEAIVRDQKKLMTASVYLEGEYGQNDICVGVPVIVGKDGWEKVIDFKLNDEEKAKFEASADAVRKMNDALEL, via the coding sequence ATGAAAGTAACCGTAGTAGGAGCTGGTAACGTAGGTGCTAGCGTAGCTGAATACTGTGCCATGAAAGAATTGGCGGACGAAGTAGTACTTCTCGACATCAAAGAAGGATTTGCTGAAGGCAAGGCCATGGATCTAAACCAGTGCGCAACCTTGAACGGATTCAACACCAAAATAACTGGCACTACAGGAGACTACAGCAAAACTGCAGGCTCTAAAGTGGTAGTAATCACATCTGGTATCCCTAGAAAACCAGGTATGACCAGAGAAGAGTTGATCGGAACCAATGCTGGTATCGTCAAAAACGTAACAGAAAACTTGATCAAACATTCTCCAGATGCGATTTTGATCGTGATCTCTAACCCTATGGATACGATGACTTACTTGTCTGCCAAGTCAAGCGGTCTTCCAAAAAACAGAGTAATCGGCATGGGCGGTATGCTCGACAGTGCAAGATTCAGATACAGACTGTCTGAAGCACTAGATTGTAATCCCAATGATATCCAAGGTGTCGTGATCGGCGGACATGGTGATACCACCATGATTCCATTGACCAGATTGGCGACATACAACTCTACACCCGTGACGAACTACCTATCTGCTGAAAAGCTGGAGGAAGTATCTAAAGCTACGATGGTAGGTGGTGCTACATTGACAGGCCTGTTGGGTACTTCTGCATGGTATGCTCCAGGAGCAGCAGGTGCAGCGATGGTAGAAGCCATCGTCAGAGACCAAAAGAAATTGATGACCGCATCTGTCTACCTAGAAGGTGAGTACGGACAAAACGACATCTGTGTAGGCGTACCTGTCATCGTCGGCAAAGACGGATGGGAAAAAGTCATCGACTTTAAACTCAACGACGAAGAAAAGGCCAAGTTCGAAGCAAGTGCTGATGCCGTAAGAAAAATGAACGACGCGTTAGAACTCTAA
- a CDS encoding Crp/Fnr family transcriptional regulator, with amino-acid sequence MYNPFKKRYSPEEQKLFKFLSYIKHFETLTEDELSLFIPCMYLRKYKQNEVVFFNGDPSHALYLVKKGRVSLSINIKDNMEELSLVEGGDLFGDNAFLDGAKRIYNALVVSESAELYVIPQINLLDIMENHPEIKAKVMYAFAELYNQYTKNVFKEYKSNFGFFQLGRVYDNNA; translated from the coding sequence ATGTATAATCCCTTTAAGAAAAGGTATAGTCCCGAAGAACAAAAACTCTTCAAATTTCTTTCTTATATCAAACATTTCGAAACACTAACCGAGGACGAACTTTCATTGTTTATACCCTGCATGTACTTGCGCAAATACAAACAAAACGAAGTGGTCTTCTTCAATGGTGATCCTAGTCACGCCTTGTACTTGGTCAAAAAAGGAAGGGTATCTCTGTCTATCAACATCAAAGACAACATGGAGGAGCTATCACTGGTAGAAGGTGGCGATTTGTTTGGAGACAATGCCTTCTTGGATGGCGCCAAGCGCATCTACAATGCCCTAGTCGTGAGCGAGTCTGCCGAGCTGTATGTCATCCCACAGATCAATCTACTCGACATCATGGAAAACCACCCAGAAATCAAAGCCAAGGTGATGTACGCCTTTGCAGAGCTCTACAATCAGTACACCAAAAATGTCTTCAAAGAATATAAATCCAATTTTGGATTTTTCCAACTAGGCAGAGTATATGACAATAACGCATGA
- the tilS gene encoding tRNA lysidine(34) synthetase TilS → MANLIEKFDAYITKHGLFSREDKLLATVSGGIDSIVLCHLLKGLGYNFSIAHCNFGLRGKESDLDQKLVEDLGSQLGVTVYVKKFETSEYAASQKISTQMAARDLRYAWFNELLANHELDLILTAHHANDLIETSIFNFSKGTGVAGLRGIQKKNGKLVRPLSFATKDDIIAYAQAQQLTWREDASNSCNKYHRNRIRHKIINQLKKINPSLESTYLHTQERLESLESLLTNTSKTIRNKYMVRKKNITTLNMTWFELEKGGLVILEDILRPYGFSLQQCQAIITSLYGLSGKQFFSQYWTLVVDRKKLIITHDEDHPSINLSLDADQEALTILDHRYVFHIQDMPVEIIKSPEYAFLDADKIEFPIQVRNWQEGDRFVPLGMKSQKKLSDFMIDEKIPVNLKERLLIFESNQNIIWIAGKRIDDRFKITDQTKKVFIIKQERNV, encoded by the coding sequence GTGGCTAATCTTATAGAAAAATTCGACGCTTACATCACCAAACATGGTCTTTTTTCCAGAGAAGACAAACTCCTTGCCACAGTCAGTGGTGGCATTGATTCCATTGTATTGTGTCACCTTCTCAAAGGACTTGGCTACAACTTTTCGATTGCTCATTGCAATTTTGGACTGAGAGGTAAGGAATCTGATTTAGATCAAAAACTGGTGGAAGATCTCGGCAGTCAACTCGGCGTGACAGTTTATGTCAAAAAATTTGAAACCAGCGAGTATGCTGCAAGTCAAAAAATATCTACACAAATGGCGGCCAGAGACCTCCGCTATGCCTGGTTCAATGAGTTGTTGGCTAACCATGAACTGGACTTGATACTCACAGCACATCATGCCAATGACCTGATCGAAACGAGTATTTTCAATTTCAGCAAGGGTACAGGGGTCGCAGGACTCAGGGGTATTCAGAAAAAAAACGGCAAACTCGTCAGGCCCCTGTCTTTTGCCACTAAAGACGATATCATCGCCTATGCCCAAGCTCAGCAACTGACATGGAGAGAGGACGCCTCCAACTCCTGCAACAAATACCACCGCAACAGGATTCGTCACAAAATCATCAACCAGCTCAAGAAAATCAATCCATCGCTGGAAAGTACCTACCTCCACACCCAAGAAAGACTGGAGTCACTAGAATCGCTCCTCACCAACACCAGCAAAACCATCCGAAACAAGTACATGGTGCGCAAGAAGAACATCACGACCCTCAACATGACCTGGTTCGAACTTGAAAAAGGTGGGCTGGTCATCTTGGAAGATATTTTGCGTCCATATGGGTTCAGCCTACAACAGTGTCAAGCCATCATCACCAGTCTCTATGGGCTATCTGGTAAGCAGTTTTTTTCTCAGTATTGGACTCTGGTGGTGGATAGAAAAAAACTAATCATTACCCACGATGAAGACCATCCAAGTATCAATCTGTCCCTAGATGCAGATCAAGAAGCCTTGACAATTTTGGATCACAGGTATGTATTCCATATACAGGACATGCCTGTAGAAATCATCAAATCTCCAGAATATGCTTTTTTGGATGCTGACAAGATAGAATTCCCTATTCAGGTCAGGAATTGGCAAGAAGGAGATCGTTTCGTTCCATTGGGTATGAAGTCTCAAAAAAAGCTAAGTGATTTTATGATTGATGAGAAAATTCCAGTAAACTTGAAAGAGAGATTACTGATTTTCGAATCTAATCAAAACATCATCTGGATCGCCGGAAAGCGCATAGATGATCGCTTCAAGATCACTGATCAAACAAAAAAAGTATTCATTATAAAACAAGAGAGAAATGTATAA
- a CDS encoding OstA-like protein produces the protein MRRIIFIFIALILMMGIHHADAQRKSKIKYKAQKLTNAKEDNKKFKKLIGKVVFTQNETIVYCDSAYFFSDENIMEAYGRVRIKDGDSVTITAKKLIYEGDSEKALLREDVVYRRGKKRLYTDFLDYHMKTEVAEFSNDGKLVDEHNTLTSSYGIYYSLTEKAYFYNDVLLVSPDFNLRSDTLEYSSKSKIAISTGPTFVDDRKGTTVDSKGGTYRTLKEQTTFAKGTIETRNYVLVGDDIFIDEQKKFYKAKGNVVMTSKKDNIVIYGQEALYNKVTGVSKVYGMPVMKKFMEDEDTLFLSADTLVAIENVDKDKERVLGYYKVLMYQDALQGKCDSIAYFLSDSTIHMYHDPILWNEKSQMSADSIDLTFKNDLLYKMTLTRQSFLSSLDTMGQYNQIKGRNMVGHFDDLGNINAMDVEGNGESHYFVLEGDSLFLGMNKIFCSRMHIVFDNNQMQNITFYNQPEAKFIPPIELLVSQHHLEGFTWRVSEKPTKEDVLTRNHKEKSKDIVTDLPASKKMPQTLKNEVDKRVPPDQRKGLENTPLQRPAR, from the coding sequence ATGCGCAGAATCATTTTTATTTTTATTGCTTTGATCCTTATGATGGGGATTCATCATGCGGATGCCCAGCGCAAAAGCAAAATCAAATACAAAGCGCAGAAACTCACCAATGCTAAAGAGGACAATAAGAAATTTAAGAAGTTGATTGGGAAGGTGGTTTTTACTCAGAATGAAACCATTGTCTATTGTGACTCAGCTTATTTTTTTTCGGATGAAAACATCATGGAAGCATATGGTAGAGTGCGAATCAAAGACGGAGACTCTGTAACCATCACAGCCAAAAAATTGATCTACGAGGGAGACAGTGAGAAAGCTCTCTTGAGAGAAGATGTCGTTTACCGAAGAGGAAAAAAGCGGTTGTACACCGATTTTTTGGATTATCACATGAAGACAGAGGTGGCAGAGTTTTCTAATGATGGCAAATTGGTGGATGAGCATAATACTCTGACAAGTAGCTATGGTATTTATTATTCACTGACAGAGAAGGCCTATTTTTACAATGATGTATTGTTGGTTTCGCCAGATTTCAATTTGCGAAGTGATACTTTAGAATATTCATCCAAATCCAAGATCGCTATTTCTACAGGACCCACTTTTGTAGACGATAGGAAAGGTACCACAGTGGATTCCAAAGGCGGGACCTATCGCACGCTCAAAGAGCAAACGACCTTTGCCAAAGGAACCATCGAAACAAGGAACTACGTCTTGGTAGGTGACGATATATTCATCGACGAACAGAAAAAATTCTACAAAGCCAAAGGCAATGTGGTGATGACTTCCAAGAAGGACAACATCGTGATATATGGTCAGGAGGCATTGTACAACAAGGTCACAGGTGTCAGTAAAGTGTATGGTATGCCTGTCATGAAGAAGTTTATGGAGGATGAGGATACGCTGTTTCTATCAGCAGACACCTTGGTTGCCATCGAAAATGTAGACAAGGACAAAGAAAGGGTACTAGGCTACTACAAAGTTCTGATGTACCAAGATGCATTGCAGGGTAAATGTGACTCGATAGCGTACTTCTTGTCAGACTCTACAATTCACATGTACCATGATCCGATTCTATGGAACGAAAAGAGCCAAATGTCGGCAGATTCCATTGACCTCACATTTAAAAATGACCTACTATACAAGATGACCTTGACTAGACAGTCATTTTTGTCCTCACTTGACACCATGGGACAGTACAACCAGATCAAGGGTAGAAATATGGTCGGACATTTTGATGATTTGGGCAACATCAATGCAATGGACGTGGAAGGCAATGGAGAGAGTCATTACTTTGTATTGGAGGGGGATAGCCTTTTCTTGGGGATGAATAAGATTTTTTGTAGCAGGATGCATATTGTGTTTGACAACAACCAAATGCAGAATATTACTTTTTATAATCAACCCGAGGCAAAATTTATCCCGCCCATTGAACTGTTGGTGTCACAGCATCATTTGGAAGGTTTCACTTGGAGAGTGAGCGAAAAACCAACCAAAGAGGATGTGCTGACTCGCAATCACAAGGAGAAATCAAAGGATATTGTGACTGATTTGCCTGCGTCCAAAAAGATGCCACAGACACTCAAAAATGAAGTCGACAAACGTGTTCCTCCTGATCAGAGGAAGGGATTAGAGAATACGCCTTTGCAACGTCCTGCTAGATAA